DNA sequence from the Methylomonas albis genome:
GCGGTTGATGTAGATATTGCCAACGCGCGCGTGTTGCTGGATATAGCGCATATTGGCGTTGATGCGGCTGTGGATGCCCAGCGTCAAGCCGTAGCCGCTGGCGTTAATTGCATCGACCACTTTTGTCAGCTCGTTGGCTTGGTAACGGACAATATGCAGGATGGGGCCGAACACTTCGTGGTCAAGGAAGGATAGGGCCGGTATTTCCGCCAACGTGGGTGGAAAAAAGCAGCCGTTTGCCAGCTCGTCAGGCACAGGCAATTGATATAACAGCTTGGCTTCGCGTTGGAGTTTTTCGATATGGTTATACAGCGTGGCTAACGCGCGGCGGTCGATGATAGGGCCAATGTCGGTGTCAATGTCCATAGGCGAGCCGATTCGCAGCAAGCGCATGGCGCCGATCAAACGGGCAATCACGCTGTCCGCGGTTTCTGTTGGTAGAAACAACACCCGCAGTGCCGAGCAGCGTTGGCCGGCACTGTTAAACGCCGAGTACAAGGCGTCGGTGACCAATTGCTCCTGGTGCGCGGAGCTGTCGGCAATCATCACGTTTTGACCGCCGGTTTCCGCGATTAACGTAGCCATAGCGGCGTGGCGATTAGCCAGTTGCCGATTGATAAGCTGAGCGGTGGTGAAAGAACCGGTAAACGCCACGCCGGCGACACGCTCGTCACTTAATAATTGTCGGCCAATTTCCACGCCGTCGCCGGGTAAAAACTGCAGTACCTGTTCGGGGACGCCGGCCTTATGCAAAAGGCGCAAACAGGCCATCGCCGTTAATGAAGTCTGCAAGGCCGGTTTGGCGATTACGGTATTGCCGGCTACCAAAGCGGCGGCGATTTGGCCGATGAAAATCGCAAGCGGAAAATTCCACGGACTGATACAGACAAACACGCCGCGCCCAAGCTGAAACAACTGATTATCTTCGCCGGTGGGGCCGGGTAAGCGCAGTGGCTGAGCAAATTGTTCCACCGCGCAGGCTGAGTAGTAACGGCATAGATCGACTGCTTCCCTGACTTCCGCCAGCGCGTCGCGCACCGTTCGGCCTCCCTCGCGAATGCACAGCACCACCAATTCGAGGCGCTGCTGTTCCAATAAATCTGCTGTTTTTTGCAGGTACCCGGCACGGGTTGCGACCGGGCATAAACGCCAGTCGTTGAACGCACAGTTGGTTTGTTGCAAGGCTTGGTCTATATCATTTGCGGAACTGAACACCACCTCGCCAACCAGACTGTGCCGGTCGTGCGGGCTATAAGCCGGATGCGGTTCGCCACGAATTTGTTGACCAGCAATCAATGGTGCGGCTTGCCAAGTCTGGTCCGTCATGGCAGCCAATTCCTGTTGCAACTGCTGTAATTTCTCGGGATCGCTCAAATTCAGCCCCTCCGAATTCCGGCGTTGTGCGCCGAATAAGTCGCCGGGTACAGCTAGCGGCTTAGATTCCACTTGGTTTAACTGGGTCAACGGATCGCCGGACAGCATAACGGCGCTAATCGCCGGATTTTCGATTTGATTGATAAACGAGGTATTCGCGCCGTTTTCCAATAAGCGTCTGACCAGATACGGCAGCAAATCCCGGTAACTGCCCACCGGCGCATATACGCGGCAGTTAATGGCCCGTTGACTCAGCAACTCATCATAAAGCGCAGTGCCCATCCCGTGCAGGCGCTGGAATTCAAAACCCGGATGGTCTTTGCCAAACTCGCAAATCGCCGCCACGCTGTGGGCGTTATGCGTGGCAAATTGTGGATAAAAAGCCTGCTGGCGCGACAGAATCAGCTTCGCGCAAGTCAGATATGACAAGTCGGTGGCGGCTTTACGGGTAAACACCGGGTAGTCGTCCCAGCCGTTTTCCTGGGCGCGCTTGATCTCGCTATCCCAGTAGGCGCCTTTCACCAAGCGGATGGGAATAATAGATTGCTGAACTTCGGCTAAAGTTGCCAGCCATTCGATGACTGCTACGGCGCGCTTTTGGTAAGCCTGCACCGCCAGACCGAAACCCGACCAACCGGCCAGCGCCGGGTCGTTAAACACCGCCGCGAAAATATCCAAAGACATGTCCAGCCGTTCGGCTTCTTCCGCATCCACAGTCACGGAAATATTTGCCGTACAGGCCTGCTTGACCAAAGCTAGCAGCTGTTTGCTGATTGCCGGCACCGCATAGCGATTCTGCAAAGGCTCGTAACGCGGATACAGCGCCGATAGTTTGATAGAAATGCCGGGGTTAGAAAATAAATCCGCCGTAGCGAATTTTGCCAGCGTTGCTATGGCATGCCGATAGGCCGCGAAATAGCGCTCCGCATCGTCTTCGGTCAAGGCCGCTTCGCCGAGCATATCGAAGGAATATCGGTAGTTCGGCGCTCGGCCGGCTTGTTCGACAGCCGCCGTTATATCTTCGGCGATGACGAAATGTTCCGCCATTTGCTGCATGGCCTGCTTGATTGCGGTGCGGATCAGCGGCTCGCCCAGCCGGCTTAATAATCCGTCGAAAACCCGCTGCCGAATCAGGCCTGCCATTTTGCCGCCGACCCATAAGCCGCCGCTAGCCAGATTGACCGCAACGGAATCACTGTGCAACCAATGGCTATACCAGTCGGCATCGGCCAATTTGTCGCGCAAGAACAGGTTTTGTGTGTCGCAGTCCGGAATCCGCAACAAGGCTTCGGCGATACTCATCAACACGATGCCTTCCTCGCTGTTCAGGCTGTATTCATGCAAAAACGCTTCGAATATGTCGGGGTGTTTATGCTTGGCGCGCACTGCGTCGATCAATGTCTGTGAAAATGCGCCGATCGTCTGGCTAGCATAATCGCCCAAGGTGGCTATCAAGCCGGCGACCGCTTCCGGCTCGGTTTGGGTAAACGTTTGATTGATGCGCTGGCGCAGTTGGGGTAAACGGTTTGCGTTGCTCATGGCTATCACCTGGTGGGCAGACACCCATAAGCATACCGCTATCCGGAAAAAGTGGCTGGCTTGTTGGTCTGGCTTAGGTCTGCTACTTTTGATGGTAAAGCGTTTAACGCGTGAGGAGACAGAGCATGTCAGGCAGAATTGATTTTACGATGGGTTTTAAGGCCGGAAATGCGGCAAAAGCCCGCAGCGGCGACAGTACTTACCGGGTTTATATTTTTGGAGATTTTTCCGGTGCCGCCGCCCCCTGGGAGCACAGCAAAATCCGCAAAATAGACGTCGATAACTTTGAGCAAGTGATGGCGCAAATCATGCCGACCCTGGAAGTCAACCCCGGCACCACGCTGCAATTTGCCACGCTGGAGGAGTTTCACCCGGATGCCTGGCTAGGAAAAATCAAATTATTGGCGGACTTGCGGACCTTGAAAGCCGAATTGGACGATCCCAGTACCGCCGCGCAGGCCGCGGCGAAAATTCAGGGATTTTTCCCGGCGCTTGCGTCGAGCGATGCGGCTGTTCCTGCACCGGCCACGGAAAGCCAGGACGATATGCTGGAACGCCTACTCGGTAAAAAGCCGGAAGGCGCGGTGGCGACTTCCGATTCATTGGATAATTTGCTCAAACAGATTTTGGAACCGCATGTCGCCAAGGACGCCAATCCGCAATACCGGGTTTTAGTCGATCTGATTGACGCTGCGACCGCGCAGTTTGTGAAAGCCTTGTTGCACAGGCAGGATTTTCAGGCGCTGGAAGCCTTGTGGCGGGCGACGGCTGGCTTGGCGCATGAAGAAGCCGCCGACGCGCAACAGCTCTATTTGCTGGACATTAGCCAAGCGCAATTGCTGGCGGCGTTGGAAAAAGGCGGCGAGAGCGTGGTCGAGCGTTTGCAACAGCATATTCAAACCGGTGATGGCGAGCAGGATGTGTTGTTCGTGGCCGATTATCTGTTTGCCGATAATGCCGACGACAAGGCCTTACTCGGGTATTGTGCGGATTTAGCTGACCAATGCGGGGCGGGGTTTCTGGCGGGCGCGGGGAACGGATTGGTGGTCGAGGCTTTGCAGAATGCGCCTGATTGGTTGGCATATCGCCAGCAGATCCAGGCCGACAGCGTGATCTTGACCTATCCGCGCGTGCTGATGCGTTTGCCTTATGGCAGCAAACGCGATCCGCTGGAGAGCTTGGCGTTTGAAGAGTGCAGTAATATCCCGCAGACCGACGAGTTGCTGTGGGGGAATTCGGCCTTTTTAGCGGCCAGGGTATTGTTGAGAGCTGCTCAGGATGACGCCACCACAGAGCAGTTCTTTTTTGCCGATGTACCGGCGTTTAGCTACGAACTGGACGGCGAGCAGATATTGCAGCCGGCGACGGAAGTGGTATTGAACGAAGCGCAGGCGAATAATCTATTGGCGCAAAACATCATGCCAGTCATCGGCTATCGGCAGCGGCAAGGTTTGCGTTTGTTGGGTTTAGACACGCTGAGTTGAGCGGTCCGGTCGCAATTGGGCCTGCATCTGTTCGCGGTCTAGTTCGCCTTCGGAATGCGACACTACTATAGTCGCTACCGCATTGCCGACGATGTTGGTCAAGGCGCGGGCTTCGGACATAAAGCGGTCTATGCCTAGGATCAGCGAAAGTGCCGCGACCGGTACCGCCGGCACCACGGCCAAGGTTGCCGCCAGCGTGATAAAGCCGGCGCCGGTGACGCCGGAAGCGCCTTTGCTGGTCAGCATCGCTACCAACAGCAAGGTCAATTGCTGCGTCAGGCTTAAATCAACATTCAAGGCCTGGGCGACAAACAGCGCGGCCATGGTCAGATAGATATTGGTGCCGTCCAGATTGAACGAATAGCCGGACGGTATCACCAAGCCCACCACCGAGCGGGAACAGCCCAGTTTTTCCAGCTTATTCATTAACGGTACCAGTGCCGTTTCCGACGACGAGGTACCCAGCACCAGCAACATTTCTTCCTTGATATAGCGCAGCAGACGAAAAATATTGAAGCCGGTCAGCGCGGCTATACTGCCCAGGATCAAGACGATGAACAAGCCGCAGGTCAAATAAAAGCTACCCATCAGCGTGGCCAGCGGTTTCAATGCGGCCACGCCGTATTTACCGATGGTAAACGCCATCGCCGCGCCGGCACCGAACGGCGCCAGCTTCATGATGACATTCATCATCGCGAAAAAGATATGCGAGCATTCTTCGATAAACACATACACCGATCTGCCGGCGCTACCCATTTGTTGCAGCGCAAAACCAAACAACACTGCCACCAGTAACACTTGCAGCAAATCGCCGGAGCCGGTGAAGGCGTCGGTAAAGGTTTTGGGGATGATGTGCAGCAGAAAATCGGCGGTGCTTTGCTGGCTGGCTTGTTTCACATAGCCGGAAACCGCCTGCGCATCCAACGTGGCCGGATCGACATTAAAGCCTTGGCCGGGCTTCAGTACGTTGGCGACGAGGACGCCCAGCGCCAGCGCGAAGGTCGAGACAATTTCGAAATACAGCAAGGCTTTGATCCCGACCCGCCCGGCTTTTTTCATATCGTCGGCACCGGCGATGCCCAGCACGATAGTGCAAAACACTACCGGGCCGATCAGCATCTTGATTAGGCTGATGAAGCCGTCGCCTATGGGTTTTAGCGAGACTGCGTGTTCGGCGTCCAGGTAGCCGAACAGGCCGCCGGTACCGATAGCCAGCAGTACCCACAGGTAGAGTCGCGCGGAGGGGCTAGCTGTTTTTGCTGAGGGTGTGTTTTGGCTTTGCGGGTTCATGGTTTGAGTTGATACTTTGCTATTCCTGAGCATTATCCTGCTAATCCGCACCGACTGCCTTTTTCAACAGCGGTTTAAACATAAATATCGCCAAACCGGTGCCGGCGGCCATCACGGCCAACAGCAGAAAGAAATCCTGTTTCGGCATTTGCTCGTAAAAACTGCCGATATAGCCGGACAAATAATTGCCGAAAAAGGTCGATAGAAACCACATGCCCATCAACATCCCCACCAAGCGCGGCGGCGAGACTTTGCTGACCAGCGACAAACCGACAGGCGATAGATAAAGCTCGCCCAGCGTGTAAATCAAGGTACATAGCGCCAACCACAGAAAACTGATTTTTTCGCTGGCTGCTACA
Encoded proteins:
- the putA gene encoding bifunctional proline dehydrogenase/L-glutamate gamma-semialdehyde dehydrogenase PutA, which gives rise to MSNANRLPQLRQRINQTFTQTEPEAVAGLIATLGDYASQTIGAFSQTLIDAVRAKHKHPDIFEAFLHEYSLNSEEGIVLMSIAEALLRIPDCDTQNLFLRDKLADADWYSHWLHSDSVAVNLASGGLWVGGKMAGLIRQRVFDGLLSRLGEPLIRTAIKQAMQQMAEHFVIAEDITAAVEQAGRAPNYRYSFDMLGEAALTEDDAERYFAAYRHAIATLAKFATADLFSNPGISIKLSALYPRYEPLQNRYAVPAISKQLLALVKQACTANISVTVDAEEAERLDMSLDIFAAVFNDPALAGWSGFGLAVQAYQKRAVAVIEWLATLAEVQQSIIPIRLVKGAYWDSEIKRAQENGWDDYPVFTRKAATDLSYLTCAKLILSRQQAFYPQFATHNAHSVAAICEFGKDHPGFEFQRLHGMGTALYDELLSQRAINCRVYAPVGSYRDLLPYLVRRLLENGANTSFINQIENPAISAVMLSGDPLTQLNQVESKPLAVPGDLFGAQRRNSEGLNLSDPEKLQQLQQELAAMTDQTWQAAPLIAGQQIRGEPHPAYSPHDRHSLVGEVVFSSANDIDQALQQTNCAFNDWRLCPVATRAGYLQKTADLLEQQRLELVVLCIREGGRTVRDALAEVREAVDLCRYYSACAVEQFAQPLRLPGPTGEDNQLFQLGRGVFVCISPWNFPLAIFIGQIAAALVAGNTVIAKPALQTSLTAMACLRLLHKAGVPEQVLQFLPGDGVEIGRQLLSDERVAGVAFTGSFTTAQLINRQLANRHAAMATLIAETGGQNVMIADSSAHQEQLVTDALYSAFNSAGQRCSALRVLFLPTETADSVIARLIGAMRLLRIGSPMDIDTDIGPIIDRRALATLYNHIEKLQREAKLLYQLPVPDELANGCFFPPTLAEIPALSFLDHEVFGPILHIVRYQANELTKVVDAINASGYGLTLGIHSRINANMRYIQQHARVGNIYINRNMIGAVVGVQPFGGMGLSGTGPKAGGPHYLQLFANEQTVTTNLTAIGGNPWLLRK
- a CDS encoding type VI secretion system contractile sheath domain-containing protein — encoded protein: MSGRIDFTMGFKAGNAAKARSGDSTYRVYIFGDFSGAAAPWEHSKIRKIDVDNFEQVMAQIMPTLEVNPGTTLQFATLEEFHPDAWLGKIKLLADLRTLKAELDDPSTAAQAAAKIQGFFPALASSDAAVPAPATESQDDMLERLLGKKPEGAVATSDSLDNLLKQILEPHVAKDANPQYRVLVDLIDAATAQFVKALLHRQDFQALEALWRATAGLAHEEAADAQQLYLLDISQAQLLAALEKGGESVVERLQQHIQTGDGEQDVLFVADYLFADNADDKALLGYCADLADQCGAGFLAGAGNGLVVEALQNAPDWLAYRQQIQADSVILTYPRVLMRLPYGSKRDPLESLAFEECSNIPQTDELLWGNSAFLAARVLLRAAQDDATTEQFFFADVPAFSYELDGEQILQPATEVVLNEAQANNLLAQNIMPVIGYRQRQGLRLLGLDTLS
- the dctA gene encoding C4-dicarboxylate transporter DctA — translated: MNPQSQNTPSAKTASPSARLYLWVLLAIGTGGLFGYLDAEHAVSLKPIGDGFISLIKMLIGPVVFCTIVLGIAGADDMKKAGRVGIKALLYFEIVSTFALALGVLVANVLKPGQGFNVDPATLDAQAVSGYVKQASQQSTADFLLHIIPKTFTDAFTGSGDLLQVLLVAVLFGFALQQMGSAGRSVYVFIEECSHIFFAMMNVIMKLAPFGAGAAMAFTIGKYGVAALKPLATLMGSFYLTCGLFIVLILGSIAALTGFNIFRLLRYIKEEMLLVLGTSSSETALVPLMNKLEKLGCSRSVVGLVIPSGYSFNLDGTNIYLTMAALFVAQALNVDLSLTQQLTLLLVAMLTSKGASGVTGAGFITLAATLAVVPAVPVAALSLILGIDRFMSEARALTNIVGNAVATIVVSHSEGELDREQMQAQLRPDRSTQRV